A portion of the Brevundimonas pondensis genome contains these proteins:
- a CDS encoding FKBP-type peptidyl-prolyl cis-trans isomerase produces the protein MNRIALPALAATALALTLSACASAPATIAQVVPQGPATQENWEVGQAAYLMWNGQQRGWTTTPSGLQYRRVGKAKPNGVQPTATDTVKVHYRGTFIDGREFDSSWSRNEPASFPLNRVIKGWTEGVALMRTGETYEFVIPADLAYGPRWMGTEIPANSVLRFTVDLLEVNPAG, from the coding sequence ATGAACCGCATCGCCCTGCCCGCGCTCGCCGCCACCGCCCTCGCCCTGACCCTGTCGGCCTGCGCCTCGGCGCCCGCCACAATCGCCCAGGTCGTCCCCCAAGGCCCCGCCACCCAGGAAAACTGGGAGGTCGGCCAGGCCGCCTATCTGATGTGGAACGGCCAGCAGCGCGGCTGGACCACCACGCCCTCGGGCCTACAGTACCGCCGCGTCGGCAAGGCCAAGCCGAATGGCGTCCAGCCGACCGCGACCGATACGGTCAAGGTCCACTACCGCGGCACCTTCATCGACGGGCGCGAGTTCGACAGCTCCTGGTCGCGCAATGAACCGGCCAGCTTCCCCCTGAACCGCGTCATCAAGGGCTGGACCGAAGGCGTCGCCCTGATGCGCACCGGCGAGACCTATGAGTTCGTCATCCCTGCCGATCTGGCCTATGGTCCCCGCTGGATGGGAACCGAGATCCCCGCCAACTCGGTCCTGCGCTTCACGGTCGATCTGCTGGAAGTGAACCCCGCGGGCTGA
- the rpoB gene encoding DNA-directed RNA polymerase subunit beta, with amino-acid sequence MANSTDGLALGKIASATSFTGKKRIRHSFGRIPEAVKMPNLIEVQRASYEQFLQREVRSGLRKDQGIEAVFKSVFPIKDFNERAVLEYVSYEFEDPKYDVEECIQRDMTYAAPLKVKLRLIVFETEEETGARSVKDIKEQDVYMGDIPLMTDKGTFIVNGTERVIVSQMHRSPGVFFDHDKGKTHSSGKLLFAARVIPYRGSWLDFEFDAKDIVYVRIDRRRKLPASSFLMALGMDGEEILKTFYETVPYEKRGEGWVTPYKPERWRGVKPEFDLVDADTGEVVAQAGQKISARAAKKLADGGLTSLSLAADALLTKYLAADAVNYETGEIYAEAGDELDAETIALLEEHGFTTIDVLDIDHVTVGAYMRNTLRVDKNSGREDALFDIYRVMRPGEPPTPEAAEAMFNSLFFDSERYDLSAVGRVKMNMRLETPEVSDEIRVLQKDDVLKVLQILVGLKDGRGEIDDIDNLGNRRVRSVGELLENQYRVGLLRMERAIKERMSSVDIDTVMPHDLINAKPAAAAVREFFGSSQLSQFMDQTNPLSEITHKRRLSALGPGGLTRERAGFEVRDVHPTHYGRICPIETPEGPNIGLINSLATHARVNKYGFIESPYRRVKEGKATDEVVYISAMEEAKHVIAQSNIELKAGEIVEDLVPGRINGESQLLTKADVDMMDVSPKQVVSVAAALIPFLENDDANRALMGANMQRQAVPLVQSDAPLVGTGMEAVVAVDSGAVVIARRDGVVEQIDGTRIVLRATGDVDAGRSGVDIYRLSKFQRSNQSTCINQRPIVRVGDEVKAGDVIADGPSTDLGELALGRNVLVAYMPWNGYNFEDSILISERIVRDDIFTSIHLEEFEVMARDTKLGPEEITRDIPNVGEEALRNLDEAGIVAIGAEVQPGDILCGKVTPKGESPMTPEEKLLRAIFGEKASDVRDTSLRLPPGVAGTVVDVRVFNRHGVDKDERAVAIERAEIERLGKDRDDELKILERNVYGRLKPLLLGKDAVSGPKGMGRGEVTEEKLAEVSKGLWWQVALDDEKAMGELEAMKKQFEDARKALDRRFEDKVEKLQRGDELPPGVMKMVKVFVAVKRKLQPGDKMAGRHGNKGVISKILPIEDMPHLDDGTHVDIVLNPLGVPSRMNIGQIFETHLGWAAAGLGKQIKGLLDNWMDGGLREALVTRLTEIYGADTPLPESDEDLIELAQNLAKGVPFATPVFDGAHISDIEDLLASAGLDRSGQSILFDGQTGEQFKRPVTVGYVYMLKLHHLVDDKIHARSIGPYSLVTQQPLGGKAQFGGQRFGEMEVWALEAYGAAYTLQEMLTVKSDDVAGRTKVYEAIVRGDDSFEAGIPESFNVLIKEMRSLGLNVELENG; translated from the coding sequence ATGGCAAACTCCACTGACGGTCTCGCCCTGGGTAAGATCGCCTCCGCCACCTCGTTCACCGGAAAGAAGCGTATTCGTCACTCGTTCGGGCGTATCCCCGAAGCGGTGAAGATGCCGAACCTGATCGAGGTTCAGCGCGCTTCCTACGAGCAGTTCCTGCAGCGCGAAGTGCGCAGCGGTCTGCGTAAGGACCAGGGCATCGAGGCGGTCTTCAAGTCGGTCTTCCCGATCAAGGACTTCAACGAGCGCGCCGTCCTGGAGTACGTGTCCTACGAGTTCGAGGACCCCAAGTACGACGTCGAAGAATGCATTCAGCGCGACATGACCTATGCCGCGCCGCTGAAGGTCAAGCTGCGCCTGATCGTCTTTGAGACCGAGGAAGAAACGGGCGCCCGTTCGGTCAAGGACATCAAGGAGCAGGACGTCTACATGGGCGATATCCCGCTCATGACGGACAAGGGCACCTTCATCGTCAACGGCACCGAGCGCGTGATCGTCTCGCAGATGCACCGCTCGCCGGGCGTCTTCTTCGACCACGATAAGGGCAAGACCCACTCGTCGGGCAAGCTGCTGTTCGCCGCCCGCGTCATTCCGTATCGCGGCTCGTGGCTGGACTTCGAGTTCGACGCCAAGGACATCGTCTACGTCCGCATCGACCGTCGCCGTAAACTGCCGGCTTCCAGCTTCCTGATGGCTCTGGGCATGGACGGCGAGGAGATCCTCAAGACCTTCTACGAGACCGTTCCCTACGAGAAGCGCGGTGAAGGTTGGGTCACCCCCTACAAGCCGGAACGCTGGCGCGGCGTGAAGCCGGAGTTCGACCTGGTCGACGCCGACACCGGCGAAGTGGTCGCCCAGGCTGGCCAGAAGATCAGCGCCCGCGCCGCCAAGAAGCTGGCCGACGGCGGCCTGACGTCGCTGTCGCTGGCGGCTGACGCCCTGCTGACCAAGTATCTGGCCGCCGACGCCGTCAACTACGAGACCGGCGAGATCTACGCCGAGGCTGGCGACGAGCTGGACGCGGAAACGATCGCCCTGCTGGAAGAGCATGGCTTCACCACCATCGACGTGCTGGACATCGACCACGTCACGGTCGGCGCCTACATGCGCAACACCCTGCGCGTGGACAAGAATTCGGGCCGTGAAGACGCCCTGTTCGACATCTATCGCGTCATGCGTCCGGGCGAGCCGCCGACCCCGGAAGCCGCCGAAGCCATGTTCAACTCGCTGTTCTTCGACAGCGAGCGCTACGATCTGTCGGCCGTGGGCCGGGTCAAGATGAACATGCGTCTGGAGACCCCCGAGGTTTCCGACGAAATCCGCGTCCTGCAAAAGGACGACGTGCTGAAGGTGCTGCAGATCCTGGTCGGCCTGAAGGACGGCCGCGGCGAGATCGACGACATCGACAACCTGGGCAACCGTCGCGTGCGTTCGGTCGGCGAGCTGCTGGAAAACCAGTACCGCGTCGGTCTGCTGCGCATGGAGCGCGCCATCAAGGAGCGCATGAGCTCGGTCGATATCGACACGGTCATGCCGCACGACCTGATCAACGCCAAGCCGGCTGCCGCCGCCGTGCGTGAATTCTTCGGCTCGTCGCAGCTGTCGCAGTTCATGGACCAGACGAACCCGCTGTCGGAGATCACCCACAAGCGTCGCCTTTCGGCGCTTGGCCCGGGCGGTCTGACCCGTGAGCGCGCCGGCTTTGAAGTCCGCGACGTTCACCCGACGCACTACGGCCGCATCTGCCCGATCGAAACGCCGGAAGGCCCGAACATCGGTCTGATCAACTCGCTGGCCACCCACGCGCGCGTCAACAAGTACGGCTTCATCGAGAGCCCGTACCGTCGCGTGAAGGAAGGTAAGGCCACGGACGAGGTGGTCTACATCTCGGCCATGGAAGAGGCGAAGCACGTCATCGCCCAGTCCAACATCGAGCTGAAGGCGGGCGAGATCGTCGAGGACCTGGTCCCCGGCCGAATCAACGGTGAATCCCAGCTGCTGACCAAGGCCGACGTTGACATGATGGACGTGTCGCCGAAGCAGGTCGTTTCGGTCGCTGCGGCCCTGATCCCCTTCCTGGAAAACGACGACGCCAACCGCGCACTGATGGGCGCCAACATGCAACGTCAGGCCGTGCCTCTGGTGCAGTCGGACGCGCCGCTGGTCGGCACCGGCATGGAAGCGGTCGTGGCCGTGGACTCGGGCGCTGTCGTGATCGCCCGTCGTGACGGCGTGGTCGAGCAGATCGACGGCACCCGTATCGTTCTGCGCGCCACCGGTGATGTGGACGCCGGTCGTTCGGGTGTCGACATCTACCGCCTGTCGAAGTTCCAGCGCTCCAACCAGTCGACCTGCATCAACCAGCGCCCGATCGTGCGCGTGGGCGATGAAGTGAAGGCCGGCGACGTGATCGCCGACGGCCCGTCGACGGACCTGGGCGAACTGGCTCTGGGCCGTAACGTCCTGGTCGCCTACATGCCCTGGAACGGCTACAACTTCGAAGACTCCATCCTGATCTCCGAGCGCATCGTGCGCGACGACATCTTCACCTCCATCCACCTCGAGGAATTCGAAGTGATGGCGCGTGATACGAAGCTTGGGCCGGAAGAAATCACCCGCGACATCCCGAATGTCGGCGAGGAAGCTCTGCGCAACCTCGACGAAGCGGGCATCGTGGCCATCGGCGCTGAAGTCCAGCCGGGCGACATCCTGTGCGGTAAGGTCACGCCGAAGGGCGAAAGCCCGATGACGCCGGAAGAGAAGCTGCTGCGCGCCATCTTCGGCGAGAAGGCTTCGGACGTCCGCGACACCAGCTTGCGTCTGCCGCCCGGCGTCGCCGGCACGGTCGTCGACGTGCGCGTCTTCAACCGTCACGGCGTCGACAAGGACGAGCGGGCTGTCGCGATCGAACGCGCCGAAATCGAACGCCTCGGCAAGGACCGCGACGACGAGCTCAAGATCCTTGAGCGCAACGTCTATGGCCGCCTGAAGCCGCTGCTGCTCGGCAAGGACGCCGTCTCGGGCCCGAAGGGCATGGGCCGCGGCGAAGTGACCGAAGAGAAGCTGGCCGAAGTGTCCAAGGGTCTGTGGTGGCAGGTCGCCCTCGACGACGAGAAGGCGATGGGCGAACTCGAGGCCATGAAGAAGCAGTTCGAGGACGCCCGTAAGGCGCTCGACCGTCGCTTCGAAGACAAGGTCGAGAAGCTGCAGCGCGGCGACGAACTGCCGCCGGGCGTCATGAAGATGGTCAAGGTCTTCGTGGCCGTGAAGCGCAAGCTTCAGCCGGGCGACAAGATGGCCGGCCGTCACGGGAACAAGGGCGTTATCTCCAAGATCCTGCCGATCGAGGACATGCCGCACCTGGACGACGGCACGCACGTCGACATCGTTCTGAACCCGCTGGGCGTGCCTTCGCGCATGAACATCGGCCAGATCTTCGAGACCCACCTGGGTTGGGCTGCTGCGGGCCTCGGCAAGCAGATCAAGGGCCTGCTCGATAACTGGATGGACGGCGGTCTGCGCGAGGCCCTGGTCACGCGTCTGACCGAGATCTACGGCGCCGACACGCCTCTGCCGGAATCGGACGAGGACCTGATCGAGCTGGCGCAGAACCTGGCCAAGGGCGTGCCCTTCGCGACCCCGGTCTTCGACGGCGCGCACATCTCGGACATCGAGGACCTGCTGGCTTCGGCCGGTCTGGACCGTTCGGGCCAGTCGATCCTGTTCGACGGTCAGACGGGCGAGCAGTTCAAGCGTCCGGTCACGGTCGGCTATGTGTACATGCTGAAGCTGCACCACCTGGTCGACGACAAGATCCACGCCCGCTCCATCGGCCCGTACTCGCTCGTCACCCAGCAGCCGCTGGGCGGTAAGGCGCAGTTCGGCGGTCAGCGCTTCGGGGAAATGGAGGTCTGGGCTCTGGAAGCCTACGGCGCCGCCTACACCCTGCAGGAAATGCTGACGGTGAAGTCCGACGACGTGGCCGGCCGCACCAAGGTCTACGAGGCGATCGTCCGCGGCGACGACAGCTTCGAAGCCGGCATTCCCGAGAGCTTCAACGTGCTCATCAAGGAAATGCGTTCGCTGGGCCTGAATGTGGAGCTGGAAAACGGCTGA
- the rpoC gene encoding DNA-directed RNA polymerase subunit beta', whose protein sequence is MNQEVLNIFNPVPVTPTFDQIKIALASPEKIRSWSFGEIKKPETINYRTFKPERDGLFCARIFGPTKDYECLCGKYKRMKYKGIICEKCGVEVTLARVRRERMGHIDLAAPVAHIWFLKSLPSRISLMLDMALKDVERVLYFENYIVTEPGLTPLKQNQLLTEDEFYRYQEEYGDDGFTAEIGAEAVRNLLMGIDLNAEAEKHRAELADNPSEMKAKKASKRLKLIEAFLESGNKPEWMILTIVPVIPPELRPLVPLDGGRFATSDLNDLYRRVINRNNRLKRLIELRAPDIIIRNEKRMLQESVDALFDNGRRGRVITGANKRPLKSLADMLKGKQGRFRQNLLGKRVDYSGRSVITVGPELKLHECGLPKKMALELFKPFIYARLDAKGLSGTVKQSKRMVEREQPQVWDILEEVIREHPVMLNRAPTLHRLGIQAFEPKLIEGKAIRLHPLVCTAFNADFDGDQMAVHVPLSLEAQLEARVLMMSTNNILSPANGKPIIVPSQDIVLGLYYLSLVKDNQPGEGKLFANMGEIDAALDAQVVKLHTKIKARWTEMNAAGEEITKVIDTTPGRMKLGALLPLNPNIGYRLLEKNLTKKEIGNLIDQVYRHCGQKATVIFADQMMQLGFREAAKAGISVGKDDIVIPAKKEELVNETRTQVEEYEQQYADGLITKGEKYNKVVDAWAKATDKIADEMMGEIAQPRVLIAGQEPDINSVFMMANSGARGSQAQMKQLGGMRGLMAKPSGEIIETPIISNFKEGLTVLEYFNSTHGARKGLADTALKTANSGYLTRRLVDVAQDSIVTEEDCGSTRGITLRAVVEGGDVLVSLGQRVLGRYAAEDIKEPGTDNVIFPADTYLQEEEVEAIDAAGVQSIKVRSALTCEADAGICGMCYGRDLARGTNVNIGEAVGVIAAQSIGEPGTQLTMRTFHIGGTAQVAETSFYEATNAGKAKIVGPTVVAAHGDLVALSRNVVVVVVVDGKDRETHKVPYGARIRVKEGADIAKGQRLAEWDPYTTPILTEVGGVVRFEDLVDGLSVREETDEATGIAQRVVSDWRASPRGSDLRPAMGVTTGDTYAKLASGSDARYLLPVGAVLSVSNGDEVKPGEIIARVPTEGAKTRDITGGLPRVAELFEARRPKDCAVIAEMDGRVEFGRDYKNKRRIKITPEVDADGNQAEAVEFLIPKGKHISVHDGDLIQKGDYIIDGNPDPHDLLRIQGVEALAEYLVNEVQEVYRLQGVPINDKHIEVIVRQMLQKVEVIDSGETTLIRGDTVEVAEAALENAKVEKRGGRLAVTQPVLLGITKASLQTRSFISAASFQETTRVLTEASVHGKKDLLEGLKENVIVGRLIPAGTGAYLRSLQKLANERDAELTQAREDAIEPLPADLALELEQPEG, encoded by the coding sequence ATGAACCAGGAAGTCCTGAACATCTTCAACCCGGTCCCGGTCACGCCGACCTTCGACCAGATCAAGATCGCCCTGGCCTCGCCGGAGAAGATCCGGTCGTGGTCGTTCGGCGAGATCAAGAAGCCGGAAACCATCAACTACCGCACGTTCAAGCCCGAGCGTGACGGCCTGTTCTGCGCCCGTATCTTTGGCCCGACCAAGGACTACGAATGCCTGTGCGGCAAGTACAAGCGCATGAAGTACAAGGGCATCATCTGCGAGAAGTGCGGCGTTGAAGTCACGCTGGCTCGCGTCCGCCGCGAGCGCATGGGTCACATCGACCTGGCCGCCCCGGTCGCCCACATCTGGTTCCTGAAGTCGCTGCCGTCGCGCATCTCGCTGATGCTGGACATGGCGCTGAAGGACGTCGAGCGCGTCCTGTATTTCGAGAACTACATCGTCACCGAGCCGGGCCTGACCCCGCTGAAGCAGAACCAACTGCTGACGGAAGACGAGTTCTACCGCTATCAGGAAGAATACGGCGATGACGGCTTCACGGCCGAGATCGGCGCCGAGGCCGTCCGCAACCTGCTGATGGGCATCGACCTGAACGCCGAGGCTGAAAAGCACCGCGCAGAGCTGGCCGACAACCCGTCGGAAATGAAGGCCAAGAAGGCGTCCAAGCGCCTGAAGCTGATCGAGGCCTTCCTGGAATCGGGCAACAAGCCCGAGTGGATGATCCTGACGATCGTCCCGGTCATCCCGCCCGAACTGCGCCCGCTGGTGCCGCTGGACGGCGGCCGCTTTGCGACGTCGGACCTGAACGACCTGTATCGCCGGGTCATCAACCGTAACAACCGCCTGAAGCGCCTGATCGAGCTTCGCGCGCCGGACATCATCATCCGTAACGAAAAGCGGATGTTGCAGGAATCGGTCGACGCCCTGTTCGACAACGGCCGTCGTGGTCGCGTGATCACGGGCGCCAACAAGCGTCCGCTGAAGTCGCTGGCCGACATGCTGAAGGGCAAGCAGGGTCGCTTCCGTCAGAACCTGCTGGGCAAGCGCGTTGACTACTCGGGTCGTTCGGTCATCACCGTGGGCCCCGAGCTGAAGCTGCATGAGTGCGGCCTGCCGAAGAAGATGGCGCTGGAGCTGTTCAAGCCCTTCATCTACGCGCGTCTGGACGCCAAGGGCCTGTCGGGCACCGTCAAGCAGTCCAAGCGCATGGTCGAGCGCGAGCAGCCGCAGGTCTGGGACATCCTGGAAGAAGTGATCCGGGAACACCCGGTCATGCTGAACCGCGCGCCGACGCTTCACCGCCTGGGCATCCAGGCGTTCGAGCCGAAGCTGATCGAGGGCAAGGCCATCCGCCTGCACCCGCTGGTCTGCACCGCCTTCAACGCCGACTTCGACGGCGACCAGATGGCTGTTCACGTCCCGCTGTCGCTGGAGGCGCAACTGGAAGCGCGCGTCCTGATGATGTCGACGAACAACATCCTGTCGCCCGCCAACGGCAAGCCGATCATCGTGCCGTCGCAGGACATCGTCCTGGGCCTGTACTACCTGTCGCTGGTCAAGGATAACCAGCCGGGCGAAGGCAAGCTGTTCGCCAACATGGGTGAAATCGACGCCGCCCTGGACGCCCAGGTCGTCAAGCTGCACACCAAGATCAAGGCCCGCTGGACCGAGATGAACGCCGCCGGCGAGGAGATCACCAAGGTGATCGATACGACGCCGGGCCGGATGAAGCTGGGCGCTCTGCTGCCGCTGAACCCGAACATCGGCTACCGTCTGCTCGAGAAGAACCTGACCAAGAAGGAAATCGGTAACCTGATCGATCAGGTCTATCGTCACTGCGGTCAGAAGGCGACGGTCATCTTCGCCGACCAGATGATGCAACTGGGCTTCCGTGAAGCGGCCAAGGCCGGCATCTCGGTGGGCAAGGACGACATCGTCATTCCCGCCAAGAAGGAAGAACTGGTCAACGAAACCCGCACCCAGGTCGAGGAGTACGAGCAACAGTACGCTGACGGCCTGATCACCAAGGGTGAGAAGTACAACAAGGTCGTCGACGCCTGGGCCAAGGCCACGGACAAGATCGCTGACGAGATGATGGGCGAAATCGCCCAGCCTCGCGTCCTGATCGCGGGCCAGGAGCCGGACATCAACTCCGTCTTCATGATGGCCAACTCCGGCGCCCGTGGTTCGCAGGCCCAGATGAAGCAGCTGGGCGGCATGCGCGGCCTGATGGCCAAGCCCTCGGGCGAGATCATCGAGACGCCGATCATCTCGAACTTCAAGGAAGGCCTGACCGTCCTTGAGTACTTCAACTCCACCCACGGCGCCCGTAAGGGTCTGGCCGACACCGCGCTGAAGACCGCCAACTCGGGTTACCTGACCCGTCGTCTGGTGGACGTGGCGCAGGACTCCATCGTCACCGAGGAAGACTGCGGCTCGACGCGCGGCATCACCCTGCGCGCCGTGGTTGAAGGCGGTGACGTCCTGGTCTCGCTGGGCCAACGCGTCCTGGGTCGCTACGCGGCCGAGGACATCAAGGAGCCGGGCACCGACAACGTCATCTTCCCCGCCGACACCTATCTGCAGGAAGAAGAAGTCGAGGCCATCGACGCGGCCGGCGTCCAGTCGATCAAGGTCCGTTCGGCCCTGACCTGTGAAGCCGACGCGGGCATCTGCGGCATGTGCTATGGTCGTGACCTGGCGCGCGGCACCAACGTCAACATCGGTGAAGCGGTCGGCGTCATCGCCGCCCAGTCGATCGGCGAGCCGGGCACCCAGCTGACGATGCGTACCTTCCACATCGGCGGTACGGCCCAGGTGGCGGAAACCTCCTTCTATGAGGCGACCAACGCCGGTAAGGCCAAGATCGTGGGCCCGACCGTCGTCGCGGCGCACGGCGACCTGGTGGCCCTGAGCCGCAACGTGGTCGTGGTTGTGGTCGTGGACGGCAAGGACCGCGAAACCCACAAGGTCCCGTACGGCGCTCGCATCCGCGTCAAGGAAGGCGCCGACATCGCCAAGGGCCAACGTCTGGCGGAGTGGGACCCCTACACCACGCCGATCCTGACCGAAGTCGGCGGCGTGGTTCGCTTCGAGGACCTGGTCGACGGCCTGTCGGTCCGCGAGGAAACCGACGAAGCGACGGGCATCGCCCAGCGCGTGGTTTCCGACTGGCGCGCCAGCCCCCGCGGTTCGGACCTGCGTCCGGCCATGGGCGTCACGACCGGCGACACCTACGCCAAGCTGGCCTCGGGCTCTGACGCCCGCTACCTGCTGCCCGTGGGCGCCGTTCTGTCCGTGTCCAACGGCGACGAGGTCAAGCCGGGCGAGATCATCGCCCGTGTTCCGACCGAAGGCGCCAAGACCCGCGACATCACCGGCGGTCTGCCGCGCGTTGCTGAACTGTTCGAAGCCCGCCGTCCGAAGGACTGCGCCGTCATCGCTGAAATGGATGGCCGCGTTGAGTTCGGTCGCGACTACAAGAACAAGCGTCGCATCAAGATCACTCCGGAAGTGGACGCCGATGGCAACCAGGCCGAGGCGGTCGAGTTCCTGATCCCGAAGGGCAAGCACATCTCCGTCCACGACGGCGATCTGATCCAGAAGGGCGACTACATCATCGACGGCAACCCGGATCCGCACGACCTGCTGCGCATCCAGGGCGTCGAAGCGCTGGCCGAGTATCTGGTGAACGAAGTGCAGGAGGTCTACCGACTGCAGGGCGTGCCGATCAACGACAAGCACATCGAAGTCATCGTCCGTCAGATGCTGCAGAAGGTCGAGGTCATCGACTCCGGCGAGACCACCCTGATCCGTGGCGACACGGTCGAGGTGGCCGAGGCGGCGCTCGAGAACGCCAAGGTCGAGAAGCGCGGCGGCCGTCTGGCTGTCACGCAGCCGGTCCTGCTGGGCATCACCAAGGCGTCGCTGCAGACCCGCAGCTTCATCTCGGCGGCGTCCTTCCAGGAAACCACGCGCGTCCTCACCGAGGCTTCGGTCCACGGCAAGAAGGACCTGCTGGAAGGCCTGAAGGAAAACGTCATCGTCGGCCGTCTGATCCCGGCGGGCACGGGCGCCTATCTGCGGTCGCTGCAGAAGCTGGCGAACGAGCGCGACGCGGAACTGACTCAGGCCCGCGAAGACGCCATCGAGCCGCTGCCGGCCGACCTGGCCCTGGAACTGGAGCAGCCGGAAGGTTGA
- a CDS encoding M61 family metallopeptidase, which produces MKRFALAVSAAALLISMGAPALAQVGAPALPVTLTPIPAPRDVAYPGVISIDVDATDIDRRLIQVRQTIPVTQAGPMVLLYPQWLPGNHSPAGPVANVGGLTFTANGQRLEWVRNTVQPWAYQIEVPAGVSQIEVAFQWLTPIEGNQGRVVVTPEMLNIQWEKALLYPAGYYSRQITFKPTLKLPAGWNYGAGLDTISFENGLATFAPITLDHLADSPVFAGQHYRQIDLDPGGRSPVRLNVVADTAKMLEASDEHIQLHRNLVAQADRLFGARHFNHYDFLLAVTDKLGGIGLEHQRSSENSVDPKYFTDREDTLADRDLLGHEYTHSWNGKWRRPADQMTPNLNEPLQNSLLWVYEGQTQYWGLVLTARAGLMNKQQALDVLAMTAASFQNIPGRQWRAMQDTTNDPIISQRRPQPWGSYQRSEDYYREGSLIWLDADTLIREQTGGRKSLDDFAKAFFGVEDGNWNPAPYTFDTVTSTLNGVQANNWPAFLRERLDAVGPTSRGPLDGIERGGYRLVFKEQPSGYMGALYKELGRNDFTYSLGFMMNKANKITSVLWGGPAFEQGLTSGWEVVAVGGRAASADTLKDAVTAAKGSTDPIELILKNGDVFKTVRFDYHDGLRYPHLERIEGTPDRLGDILSPRRR; this is translated from the coding sequence ATGAAGCGTTTCGCCCTGGCCGTCAGCGCCGCCGCCCTGCTGATTTCAATGGGCGCGCCCGCGCTCGCTCAGGTGGGCGCGCCCGCCCTGCCCGTGACCCTGACGCCCATCCCGGCCCCGCGCGATGTCGCCTATCCCGGCGTCATCAGCATCGACGTGGACGCCACCGACATCGACCGGCGGCTGATTCAAGTACGCCAGACCATTCCCGTGACCCAGGCCGGGCCGATGGTCCTGCTCTATCCGCAATGGCTGCCCGGCAACCACAGCCCCGCCGGTCCCGTCGCCAACGTCGGCGGCCTGACCTTCACCGCCAACGGCCAGCGGCTGGAGTGGGTGCGCAACACGGTCCAGCCCTGGGCCTATCAGATCGAAGTCCCCGCCGGCGTCAGCCAGATCGAGGTCGCCTTCCAGTGGCTGACCCCGATCGAAGGCAATCAGGGTCGCGTCGTCGTCACGCCCGAGATGCTGAACATCCAGTGGGAGAAGGCCCTGCTCTATCCGGCGGGCTACTACTCGCGTCAGATCACCTTCAAGCCGACGTTGAAACTGCCCGCCGGCTGGAACTACGGCGCAGGCCTTGACACCATCAGCTTCGAGAACGGCCTGGCGACATTCGCTCCCATCACCTTGGACCACCTGGCCGACAGCCCCGTCTTCGCCGGTCAGCACTATCGCCAGATCGACCTCGATCCGGGCGGCCGTTCGCCGGTTCGCCTCAACGTCGTGGCCGACACCGCCAAGATGCTGGAGGCCAGCGACGAGCATATCCAGCTGCACCGCAACCTGGTGGCCCAGGCCGACCGCCTGTTCGGCGCCCGCCATTTCAACCACTACGACTTCCTGCTGGCCGTGACGGACAAACTGGGGGGCATCGGCCTGGAGCATCAACGCTCGTCCGAGAACAGCGTCGATCCGAAGTACTTCACCGACCGCGAAGACACCCTGGCCGACCGCGACCTGCTGGGCCACGAATACACCCACAGCTGGAATGGCAAGTGGCGCCGCCCCGCCGACCAGATGACGCCCAACCTCAACGAGCCGCTGCAGAACTCCCTGCTGTGGGTTTATGAGGGCCAGACTCAGTACTGGGGTCTGGTCCTGACCGCCCGCGCGGGCCTGATGAACAAGCAACAGGCGCTGGACGTCCTGGCCATGACCGCCGCCAGCTTCCAGAACATCCCCGGCCGCCAGTGGCGCGCCATGCAGGACACCACCAACGACCCAATCATCAGCCAGCGCCGTCCGCAGCCCTGGGGCAGCTACCAGCGCAGCGAAGACTACTACCGCGAGGGCTCGCTGATCTGGCTGGACGCCGACACCCTGATCCGCGAGCAGACCGGCGGCAGGAAGTCGCTCGACGACTTCGCCAAGGCCTTCTTCGGCGTCGAGGACGGGAACTGGAACCCGGCACCCTACACCTTCGACACCGTGACCTCGACCCTGAACGGGGTCCAGGCCAACAACTGGCCCGCCTTCCTGCGCGAGCGCCTGGACGCGGTCGGCCCGACCTCGCGCGGCCCGCTGGACGGCATCGAGCGCGGTGGCTACCGCCTGGTCTTCAAGGAGCAGCCGTCCGGCTACATGGGCGCGCTCTACAAGGAACTGGGCCGCAACGACTTCACCTATTCGCTCGGCTTCATGATGAACAAGGCGAACAAGATCACCTCGGTTCTGTGGGGTGGTCCGGCCTTCGAGCAGGGGCTCACCTCCGGCTGGGAAGTGGTCGCCGTCGGCGGCCGCGCCGCCTCGGCCGACACGCTGAAGGACGCCGTCACCGCCGCCAAGGGATCGACCGATCCGATCGAGCTGATCCTCAAGAACGGCGACGTCTTCAAGACCGTCCGCTTCGACTACCACGACGGCCTGCGCTACCCGCATCTGGAGCGCATCGAAGGCACGCCGGACCGGCTGGGCGACATCCTGTCGCCTCGCCGTCGCTGA